Proteins encoded by one window of Heterodontus francisci isolate sHetFra1 chromosome 12, sHetFra1.hap1, whole genome shotgun sequence:
- the LOC137375671 gene encoding protocadherin-10-like, translating into MANAINSATSFIFLLCVSDLISGQIRYSIPEELEHGAFVGNIAEDLSLNAHELSTRKFRMVSNDRKQYLEVNLENGIIFVYERIDREQLCRQSSTCSLSFQITLDKPLEMHRVAVEILDVNDNSPSFSKNEYALRIIEVIAPGTRLPLESAHDPDVGKNAIRTYQISPNEHFSLRVQTRNDGSKSAELLLEKPLDREQQSTIYLLLTAIDGGSPQRSGTARIVITIMDANDNAPVFDHETYRTNVLENTPKGTLVIKVNAVDLDEGTNAELTYSFTSHASQKARDLFKLDPRTGEIRVEGVLDFEESNMCELDVEAMDKGSYAMAAHAKVMVGLIDMNDNMPEIEVTSVSSTVPEDTQPGTVIATISVRDADSGENGQVQCEVDMDIPFKFQKSLSNSYKLVTNNILDRETTALYNISISARDRGSPPLATNKNIMVSVSDVNDNPPKFTQSSYNVFVTENNTPGASIFAVTALDPDLDQNGQVSYFMLENQIKYMSAFPYIAINSKSGNINALLSFDYEQLKNFQINVQAQDSGSPPQSSTAIVNIIILDQNDNAPIIVSPLACNSSSAIEIVRQSLYPGYLVTKVIATDADSGQNMRLSFQMLEATDPSLFSVGLLSGEIRAARRFKEQDATTQRAVIMVKDNGQPSLSSSATIFFSVLSNVTEKLSVQSHQPRNTEHFSDLHAYLIIIFGSTTFIFLVTIIFLVMLKCKQGRNTNHCHPTRCCCCRRSNSNDVFNPRTAPKEFLNYPVARQTLPNSESYHYTVCLSPESSRSDFLFLKPYEATLPLNDLNARDSSVRK; encoded by the coding sequence ATGGCGAATGCAATCAACAGTGCGACGTCTTTCATTTTCCTGCTTTGTGTATCAGACCTCATTTCGGGTCAAATTCGCTACTCGATTCCCGAGGAGCTGGAACATGGGGCCTTTGTTGGGAATATAGCTGAGGATTTAAGCCTAAACGCTCATGAATTATCGACCCGCAAATTTCGAATGGTCTCCAATGACAGGAAGCAATACTTAGAGGTAAATCTGGAAAATGGAATTATATTTGTTTATGAAAGAATCGACAGAGAACAGCTTTGTAGGCAAAGCTCTACCTGTTCCCTTTCGTTTCAAATAACTCTCGACAAACCTCTGGAAATGCATCGCGTTGCAGTGGAAATACTAGATGTAAATGATAATTCCCCTAGTTTTTCAAAGAATGAATATGCCTTACGGATTATTGAGGTAATTGCGCCAGGGACGCGGTTGCCTCTCGAGAGCGCGCACGACCCGGACGTGGGCAAAAATGCAATCAGGACTTACCAGATCAGTCCAAACGAACACTTCAGCCTCAGAGTTCAGACAAGAAATGATGGGAGTAAAAGTGCCGAGCTCTTATTAGAGAAACCCTTGGATCGTGAACAACAGTCAACTATTTATCTTCTCTTGACTGCCATTGACGGTGGGAGTCCCCAAAGATCTGGCACAGCTCGGATTGTCATCACTATTATGGACGCGAATGATAACGCACCTGTATTTGATCATGAAACATATAGGACTAATGTTCTAGAGAACACCCCCAAAGGTACTTTAGTGATAAAAGTCAATGCTGTTGATTTAGATGAAGGTACAAACGCTGAACTAACATATTCTTTCACCAGTCACGCTTCCCAAAAGGCTCGTGACTTGTTCAAATTGGACCCGAGAACTGGAGAGATTAGAGTTGAAGGAGTACTGGATTTTGAAGAATCAAATATGTGTGAGCTTGATGTAGAAGCTATGGATAAAGGTTCCTATGCAATGGCAGCACATGCCAAAGTTATGGTCGGACTAATTGACATGAATGATAACATGCCTGAGATTGAGGTGACGTCGGTATCCAGTACAGTCCCGGAAGATACGCAGCCTGGGACCGTGATAGCTACAATCAGTGTAAGGGATGCCGACTCGGGTGAAAATGGGCAGGTTCAATGTGAAGTTGATATGGATATTCCATTCAAGTTTCAGAAGTCCTTGAGCAACAGCTATAAATTGGTTACAAATAATATTTTGGATCGTGAAACGACCGCACTATACAACATATCAATCTCTGCCCGGGACAGAGGATCTCCTCCGCTTGCAACAAATAAAAATATAATGGTGTCAGTTTCTGATGTCAATGATAATCCTCCAAAATTTACACAGTCCTCATATAATGTGTTTGTGACAGAGAACAATACACCTGGTGCTTCTATATTTGCCGTCACCGCTTTAGATCCAGATTTGGATCAGAATGGACAAGTGTCGTATTTTATGCTGGAAAATCAGATCAAATATATGTCTGCATTTCCTTATATTGCGATTAACTCGAAGAGTGGGAATATTAATGCTCTGCTTTCATTTGACTATGAGCAGCTGAAGAATTTTCAGATCAATGTCCAAGCTCAGGATTCTGGCTCTCCTCCACAAAGCAGCACTGCCATCGTGAACATTATTATCTTGGACCAAAATGACAATGCTCCGATTATTGTTTCACCTTTAGCGTGCAACAGTTCATCAGCCATAGAGATAGTGCGCCAATCCCTATATCCAGGATACTTGGTCACCAAGGTAATCGCAACTGATGCGGATTCTGGGCAGAACATGCGGCTTTCCTTCCAAATGTTGGAAGCCACTGATCCTAGTCTCTTCAGTGTGGGATTACTCTCTGGAGAAATCAGAGCAGCTCGACGTTTCAAGGAGCAAGACGCCACCACACAAAGAGCGGTCATCATGGTGAAGGACAATGGACAGCCAAGCCTCTCCAGCTCGGCCACAATCTTCTTTTCTGTCTTGTCCAATGTTACTGAAAAGCTCTCCGTACAAAGTCACCAACCCAGAAATACTGAGCATTTTTCGGATCTGCATGCTTACTTAATCATTATTTTTGGCTCAACTACCTTTATATTTCTTGTAACCATCATTTTTCTGGTTATGCTGAAGTGCAAACAGGGCAGGAATACAAATCATTGCCATCCCACACGTTGTTGTTGCTGCAGGCGAAGTAATTCAAATGATGTGTTTAATCCGAGAACCGCCCCAAAAGAATTTTTAAATTATCCGGTAGCACGTCAGACGCTTCCCAATTCTGAAAGTTATCATTATACTGTCTGTTTATCTCCAGAATCATCCAGAAGTGATTTCTTGTTCCTAAAACCCTACGAAGCAACTTTACCTCTCAATGATTTAAATGCTCGTGACAGCAGCGTGAGAAAATAA